From the genome of Leifsonia sp. 1010:
CTTCGCCCTGGAGTCGGTGCAGGAGCGCCTGCGCGGGCTGTTCACCCTCGCCAACCAGCGGGTCGCGCTGCTCGGCAGCCAGGGCGACGCGCCGGACGCGAACCCGAGCGTGACCCCGCAGAACGTGCAGGACGCTCGCGACGAGGTCGAGCGCTTGCGCGGCGTGGTCGTCGACGCCGAGGCCGCCTGGACGGCGGCGCAGGCGGCGACGCGCAGCGCCCGGTCGCGCCTGGACGCGGTGGACGAGGAGATCGCTGCGCAGAGCGCCCTGGTGTCGCGCCACGACCTGGAGATCTCGAAGCTCAACGGCCAGGCCGATGCCGCCGCACAGCGTCTCGCCGCGGTGCGCGGCGAGGTGCTGCGTCAGCAGAACGCGCTGGACGCCGCGACCGAGCGCCGCGAGCGCGCCCGCGCCGAGTTCGCGGCCCGAGAGGCCGAAGCCGCCACCGCGGACGTCGGAGAGGGTGACCTCGACGAGGCGTACGAGCTGGCGCAGGCGACGGTGTTCGAGGCGGAGGGCGAGATCGAGCGGCTGCGCGAGGAGCTGCACACCCTGGAGCGCGAGCGGGACGCCCTCGCCGCCCGGGTCAGCGCCCTCTCGCTCGCGCTGGACCAGAAGGACGGATCGTCGGCTCTCGTCGCCGCGCGCCTGGCCGGCGTGCGCGGGCTGGTGGCCGAGCACATCCGCGTCCATCCCGGCTACGAGGCCGCGATCGCCGCGGCTCTCGGCACCCTCGCCGACGCCGTGCTCGCGGACGACCGGGATGCTGCCGTCGCCGCGGTGACGCACGCGGCGGCCGACGACCTCGGCCGAGTGGAGGTCGTCATCGCCGACGCGCCCGCAGCCGACGTCGACCTCAGCGGCGTCGCCGGCGTCGTCCCGGCCACCAAAGTGGTGGATGCCCCCAACGGCGTCCGAGGCATCCTCGCCTTCACGGCGATCGCCGACGACCTGGACTCCGCCCGACGCGCATTCGAGGCGTTCGGCGCCCGCGGGAGCGGCGGCCCGATCACGATCATCACCACGACCGGCGACGTCCTCACCGAGCACGTGCTGCGCGGCGGCTCGGGCGCGAAGCAGAGCCGCATCGAGCTCATCGCCGACCGCGACGCCGCCCAGGAGCGGCTCACCGAGGTCACCTCGCTGATCGACCGGGCGAAGTTCGCCCTCGCCGAGCAGCGCGGCGTGCTGCAGGTCGCCAAAGAGCAGTCGCAGGCCGCGCTCGCGACCCTGCGGGAGTTCGACGCGAAGCTCGCGGCGCAGACGGAGCAGGTCAACCGGCTCAAGGTCCAGCTGGAGGCCTCCCAGGCCGAGTTCGACCGCCTCAGCCGGGCGCTCGAGCAGGCGGGCGAGCGGGTCGCCGAGGCCGAGCAGGCAGCGGAGAAGGCGAGGGCGGAGCTGGAGGCCGCGCGGTCGCGTCCGCGCCCTATCCTCGATGTCAGCGCCCGCGACGCCCTCTCGACCGAGTTGGATGCGGCCCGCGAAGCCGAGGTCGAGGCGCGCCTCGCGGTCGAGACCGCCAAGGAGCGCGTCCGCGCCGAGCAGGCCCGCGGGGAAGCGCTCGTCCGGCGGATGGAGGCCGAGCGCGCCGCCGCCGAGGAGGCCGCCCGGCGCGCGGTCATCCGCCGTCGCCAGCTGGATGCGGCCCAGAGCGTCATCGGCGCCCTCCCAGCCGTCCTGGCCTCCGTCGACCGGTCCGTCGCCCAGGCGCGGTTGGAGCTCGCCACCGCGGAGGCCGAGCGCGCGAGCCGCAACGAGGAGCTCGCGACCCTGCGTCGCGACGAGAACGCGGTGCGGGAGCGCCTGCAGGCCATCACGGAGTCGGTGCACGGCCTGGAACTCCAGATCTACGAGAAGAAGCTGCACCTGTCGAGCCTGCTGGAGCGGGCGGGCAGCGAGCTGGGCCTTGTCGAGGATGTGCTGGTCGCCGAGTACGGGCCGGAGGTGCCGGTGCCGGTCGACCGTGCGCGCGACGAGG
Proteins encoded in this window:
- the smc gene encoding chromosome segregation protein SMC yields the protein MYLKSLTLKGFKSFAQPTTFAFEPGVTCVVGPNGSGKSNVVDALAWVMGEQGAKTLRGGKMEDVIFAGTATRGPLGRAEVQLTIDNADGALPIEYSEVTISRTLFRNGGSEYAINGQSCRLLDVQELLSDSGLGREMHVIVGQGQLDAVLHASPEDRRGFIEEAAGILKHRRRKEKTLRKLEAMQTNLTRLSDLAGEVRRQLKPLGHQAEIAREAQSIAAIVRDARARLLADEVVTLRRTLDDHGRTESERHSEQIVLQEQLEQKQLRRTRLEQALVGDAVDAARSTAFALESVQERLRGLFTLANQRVALLGSQGDAPDANPSVTPQNVQDARDEVERLRGVVVDAEAAWTAAQAATRSARSRLDAVDEEIAAQSALVSRHDLEISKLNGQADAAAQRLAAVRGEVLRQQNALDAATERRERARAEFAAREAEAATADVGEGDLDEAYELAQATVFEAEGEIERLREELHTLERERDALAARVSALSLALDQKDGSSALVAARLAGVRGLVAEHIRVHPGYEAAIAAALGTLADAVLADDRDAAVAAVTHAAADDLGRVEVVIADAPAADVDLSGVAGVVPATKVVDAPNGVRGILAFTAIADDLDSARRAFEAFGARGSGGPITIITTTGDVLTEHVLRGGSGAKQSRIELIADRDAAQERLTEVTSLIDRAKFALAEQRGVLQVAKEQSQAALATLREFDAKLAAQTEQVNRLKVQLEASQAEFDRLSRALEQAGERVAEAEQAAEKARAELEAARSRPRPILDVSARDALSTELDAAREAEVEARLAVETAKERVRAEQARGEALVRRMEAERAAAEEAARRAVIRRRQLDAAQSVIGALPAVLASVDRSVAQARLELATAEAERASRNEELATLRRDENAVRERLQAITESVHGLELQIYEKKLHLSSLLERAGSELGLVEDVLVAEYGPEVPVPVDRARDEEREPDAEVETVPFSREQQQKRLAAAERKLSQLGRVNPLALEEFAALEQRHKFLTEQLTDLTNTRKDLLTIIEDIDERMQTIFESAFADTEEAFKRVFPILFPGGQGSISLTNPDDLLTTGIEVSVKPAGKKIERLSLLSGGERSLAAVALLIAIFKARPSPFYIMDEVEAALDDANLGRLLTIFEDLRESSQLIVITHQKRTMEIADALYGVSMRQDGVSAVVGQRVAQEKAS